One stretch of Alcaligenes faecalis DNA includes these proteins:
- the yidD gene encoding membrane protein insertion efficiency factor YidD has protein sequence MMRKLASAPIRFYQFFLSPWIGRNCRFTPSCSNYALQAIEIHGPLKGLWLGGVRICRCNPWCKGGHDPVPARTPEDRNTF, from the coding sequence ATGATGCGCAAACTGGCTTCGGCACCGATCCGCTTTTACCAGTTTTTTCTGAGTCCCTGGATCGGTAGAAACTGCCGCTTTACCCCCAGCTGCTCCAACTATGCCTTGCAGGCCATTGAAATTCATGGCCCGCTCAAAGGGCTATGGCTCGGTGGTGTACGCATCTGCCGCTGCAATCCCTGGTGCAAGGGAGGGCATGATCCTGTGCCCGCTCGCACGCCCGAAGACCGCAACACTTTCTAA